In Apium graveolens cultivar Ventura chromosome 10, ASM990537v1, whole genome shotgun sequence, the following are encoded in one genomic region:
- the LOC141692149 gene encoding uncharacterized protein At4g02000-like produces MARIDEPLEEMYANLVIEDEEMDEIVIANNTITEQKTTFMLMGKFLTEKTINFQAMKNLMESLWRPREGMEVYSTGDLKYLFVFYHKMDVQNVMEGGPWSFEQAMLVLHQVEMGDDPATVKLQNMEMWVQIYDLPRGYVSESILKSVGASLGTYIKSGPGTFDGGWTPYVRIRVALNVDKPLKRSTKIKREGNSWSWINFKYEKLGTFCFVCGIIGHSDRDCIVVYVNLEKVVEKMYGVWQRASSKRGQRNPGSKWLRNSGVRKED; encoded by the coding sequence ATGGCACGTATTGATGAACCCCTAGAGGAGATGTATGCGAATTTGGTCATCGAGGATGAGGAGATGGACGAAATAGTGATTGCAAATAATACGATAACTGAACAAAAAACAACGTTTATGTTGATGGGAAAATTTTTGACGGAGAAAACTATAAACTTTCAAGCTATGAAGAATCTAATGGAGTCATTATGGCGGCCACGAGAAGGAATGGAAGTCTACAGTACGGGGGATTTGAAGTATTTGTTTGTATTTTACCACAAGATGGATGTGCAAAATGTAATGGAAGGTGGCCCATGGTCGTTTGAGCAGGCGATGCTTGTGCTTCATCAAGTGGAGATGGGGGATGATCCAGCTACAGTTAAGTTACAGAATATGGAAATGTGGGTGCAAATATATGATTTACCTAGGGGTTATGTTTCAGAAAGTATTTTGAAAAGTGTTGGTGCATCTTTGGGAACGTATATTAAATCAGGGCCAGGAACGTTTGATGGAGGGTGGACACCATATGTACGTATTCGAGTTGCACTGAATGTTGATAAACCATTAAAGAGAAGTACGAAGATAAAGAGAGAAGGAAATAGTTGGAGTTGGATTAATTTTAAGTATGAAAAATTGGGTACGTTTTGTTTCGTATGTGGCATTATTGGCCATTCTGATAGAGATTGTATTGTGGTTTACGTGAATCTTGAGAAAGTGGTAGAGAAAATGTATGGAGTATGGCAACGTGCATCTTCAAAAAGAGGACAACGTAATCCTGGATCGAAATGGCTTCGAAATAGTGGTGTAAGGAAGGAGGATTGA
- the LOC141689854 gene encoding uncharacterized protein LOC141689854 gives MFCVTHFVSWQQVSDMVNKIMKYWRSMSKNVNVINGQFGSSVSSSPKVVTVSDVGDHQGRTMKGGAISGKLVLELLPLMGIVFGAVGMGIHTAYHQLVHSPAVKISKENRSSLWELDRPQQIRHSGDKFVNRSFFRKFGKIHHQPAASSGSSSSQRKPTYTTSSYISTATTTTTDKLVNKI, from the exons ATGTTTTGTGTTACACATTTTGTCTCCTGGCAGCAAGTTTCAGATATGGTTAACAAGATAATG AAGTACTGGAGATCTATGTCAAAAAATGTGAATGTGATTAATGGGCAATTTGGATCATCGGTTTCGTCATCTCCCAAAGTGGTCACTGTTTCCGATGTTGGAGATCATCAGGGACGAACAAT GAAAGGAGGAGCTATAAGTGGGAAGCTAGTACTTGAGCTACTGCCATTGATGGGAATAGTGTTTGGAGCGGTGGGAATGGGGATTCACACAGCATATCATCAACTAGTTCATTCTCCTGCAGTTAAAATCTCCAAAGAGAACAGATCTTCCTTGTGGGAATTGGACCGTCCCCAGCAGATCAGACATTCCGGTGATAAATTTGTCAACAGATCTTTTTTCCGAAAATTCGGCAAGATTCATCATCAGCCTGCAGCCTCTTCCGGCAGCTCTAGCTCTCAACGGAAACCTACTTATACTACTAGTAGTTACATAAGTACTGCTACTACGACAACTACTGATAAATTAGTTAATAAGATTTAG
- the LOC141689855 gene encoding uncharacterized protein LOC141689855 isoform X2 produces MASTWAAKYWRSFFGMKTVMASADATSKTGFKGYQMGTQNVSLGVVTLGICISVGVGMSTAFQHLAHSPGVNLSKKKRLSFPELDLSSEVMASAGKKYGICKKLGQLNYNFIGQQSNAASPNPYQM; encoded by the exons ATGGCTTCCACCTGGGCAGCG AAATACTGGAGATCATTTTTCGGAATGAAGACTGTGATGGCCTCTGCCGATGCTACAAG CAAAACTGGATTTAAAGGATACCAAATGGGCACACAAAATGTGAGCCTTGGAGTGGTAACATTAGGAATCTGCATCAGTGTAGGGGTGGGCATGAGCACAGCAtttcagcatctagcacattcTCCGGGGGTGAATTTGTCCAAAAAGAAAAGACTAAGTTTCCCGGAGCTTGATCTTTCCAGTGAAGTCATGGCATCAGCTGGTAAAAAGTATGGTATCTGCAAGAAACTGGGTCAGCTCAATTACAACTTTATTGGACAACAATCTAATGCAGCTTCGCCTAATCCCTACCAG atgtag